A region of the Synechococcus sp. PCC 7502 genome:
AGTGCCTGTATTTAGTAATGGCATTGATCGGGAATTAGTTACACCCACTGGGGCAGCGATCGCTGTAAGTTTGAGTGCTCAGTTTGGAACGATTCCAGCTATGAGTATTAGCAAAATTGGTTTAGGTGCTGGTACCAGAGAGTTGGCTATACCCAATATTTTTAGACTGTGGATTGGCGAATCTACAGATCAAGATAAAAAAAAACAGAACTGATTGGGGTTTTAGAAACTCAGGTTGATGACTTAAGCAGTCAGGTGATTGGCTACGTGATGGATTTATTACTGAGTCATGGTGCTTTGGATGTGTTTACCCAAGCGATCGGGATGAAAAAATCTCGTCCTGCGGTTTTAATTACAGTAATTTGTCCCTGCGATCGCCTAGAAATTTGTGAGGATATTTTATTTCGAGAAACCACAACCTTAGGAATCAGAAGAAGATTACAAGAACGTAGGATTATCCCTAGAGAGATATTTAGCATCGAGACCAAGCTAGGAACAGCGAGGGTTAAAATTGCAGATCGGAATAAATTTAAAACTATCCAACCTGAATACGAAGATTGTGTACAGTTAGCAAAGATACACCAATTACCTTTATCTGAAGTGCAGGCAATTGTTCTCCAAATAGCCCAATCTATATTACAAGACTAAATTTGTGGTTTATGGATTCGCTCTGAGGATATGCACTGAGACTTTAGGAGCTATAATCTTTGAAGCTACAAGTTTTAAGAAGCTCAAGCTTTAGCAAACAAATTAATGGGCTGTTATGTTAAAACTATTCTACTCAATTAATCAATTAGGGGATGATTTATGGCACAAGCAACCAGTTTAGTATCTGTGAAAGAAACATTGCCCAATGGACTTAGTACAAATGCTAGTGATACCAGACCTTGGGGGTCTTTTACTATACTTGAAGAAGGGCGAGGCTATAAAATTAAGCGAATTGAGGTCAAGCCCGGACATCGCCTAAGTTTACAGATGCACCATCACCGTAGTGAGCATTGGATCGTAGTTTCAGGTACGGCAAGGGTAACCTGTGGGGATCAAGAAATTATTATTGGACATAATCAATCTACCTATGTGCCTCAATGCACTTTACATCGGTTAGAAAATCCTGGGGTGATTCCTTTAGTAATTATTGAAGTTCAAAATGGGGAATATCTAGGCGAAGATGACATTATTAGATTCCATGATGACTATTCTAGGGTTGAGCCTAGATCTTAATTCTAGCAACAAAATTTAGCTGGTTTTCTATCAACCACATCACTACCTCTGTGACTCCTAGCAACTAGGCATGGCGGTTTTTTAGTGGTTTATTTCCTCAAGCTTGGCTAATTAAAAAAGAGTTTGGTATTGAGGTTTGCAGAATAATTGTTTCATAGATAAAACACTATTGTCTCCATTAAAAAGATTGATTTTAATCTATAAGTTTTATGGATATGATTAATTTCAATCAATAAAAAATTTAGTAAACAACTTTAAAATTATGAGCCAAATTCTCTTTGAGAGTGCTTGGTTAATTCCTTGCTACCCATTAATTGGGGCGATCGCTTCCGTAATTTGGTTTCCATCACTGACTAGATTAACTGGTCCTCGTCCTGCGGGATATGTAAATTTAATTACGACGCTGTTTGCCTTTCTGCATGGAGCGATCGCTCTTTTCCAAAGCTTGGAGCAACCTGCTTTAAAATTTTCTTGGCAGTGGCTACAAGTTGCTGATTTGAATCTTAGTTGTCCCATTGAAATTTCTGCTTTAACTATTGGTGCCATGGTTTTGGTTACGGGCTTAAATCTTTTGGCTCAGGTTTATGCGATCGGTTATATGGAAATGGATTGGGGCTGGGCAAGATTTTTTGCGCTTTTGGCATTCTTTGAGGCAGGAATGTGTGCTTTGGTATTGTGCAACTCTCTATTTTTTGCATACATTATTTTAGAAATTCTGACCTTAGGTACCTATTTGTTAGTTGGGTTCTGGTTTAATCAGTCCCTAGTGGTAAGCGGAGCCAGAGATGCTTTCTTAACAAAACGGGTGGGTGATTTAGTATTGCTGATGGGGGTAGTGGCATTACTACCTTTGGCAGGAACTTGGGATTTTGATCAGTTAGTAATTTGGGCAGAGAATACCAATATTGATCCTAATCTCATTACTCTGGTTAGTTTGGCTTTGATAGCAGGTCCAATGGGTAAGTGCGCTCAATTTCCCCTGCACCTGTGGCTAGATGAAGCGATGGAAGCTCCGATTCCCAGTACGATTTTACGAGCTTCAGTAGTAGTACCAACGGGAGCATGGATATTGATTAAATTAGCACCTGTGCTTGCACTTTCCCCTACGGCGATGTCAGCATTGATCGCTATTGGAGCTATTACCAGTCTAGGAGGAGCTTTAATTGCGATCGCCCAAATCGATGTCAAACGCACTCTTTCCTACGCGGTTAGTAGTTACATGGGTTTAGTATTTATTGCGGTGGGGACTGGTCAAACTGATGCAGCTTTATTACTCGTTCTGGTCTATGCTGTAGCGATCGCTTTGTTATATATGGCAGTGGGAGCAGTTATTCTGAATAGTACAACTCAAAATGTTACCCAGTTAGGAGGTTTATGGTCTCGTCGCCCCATTTCAGGATTGGGACTACTAATTGGAGCCGCAGGCTTAGTTGCTTTTCCACCCCTAGGAGGCTTTTGGGCATTTTTAAAACTGGGAAATGGTCTATGGACAGATTATCCGTGGTTGGTGGGATTTATTTTGGTTGTGAATGGACTTACTGCCTTTAGCCTAAGTAGGGTGTTTTGTTTGATATTTGGGGGTAGTGCGAAGGAAATGGCACAGCGATCGCCTGAAGTTAATCAGTTTGTGATCCTGCCTTTAGTAACTTTAAGTGGCTTTGTATTGCACTTACCCCTAGTTTTACAGTCCTTGAATTTCTTACCTCTTTGGGTAAATTTGAATAAAGATGTGGCACTGCTTCTGATCTGGTCAACCATTTTTGGCTTTAGCATCGGGGCAGTAACTTATCTCAGTAACTCTATTCCCAAACCGATTCGCTTTCCATGGAAAGGTTTACAAGACTTACTGGCAAATGACTTCTACACTCCTAAAATTTATCGCCAAACTATCGTATTCACCGTTGCTGTCATTTCCCAAATTGCCTTTTGGGTTGATCGATATATCTTTGATGCCCTTGGTAATTTATTCGGTTTGATTGCAATTTTTAGCGGTGAGGTGCTGAAATATAGTACCTTTGGCAAAGCCCAAGCCTATTTATTAACGACAGTGATTGGGATTGGCATAATTCTGTTGATGAATTTCTAAATAACTTCTTAAGTAATTCCTGCAATAACTTCTAAATACAAATTCTATAGACAACTTGTAAATAAATTATGCTAAGTATTCTAATTTTACTTCCCTTACTTGGGGCTATTTTCATTGGGCTCTATCCTAAACTAACTGCTGCTCGTACCTATGCCTTGGTGATCGCTTCTATCAATTTAATAGTGACTTTATCTCTCTTTTTTCAGTTTGATCCAACGGTTTCAGGTTTGCAAATGGAGGAATATCTACCTTGGGTTCAAGAAATCGGCTTGAGTTATCGCCTAGGTGTAGACGGAGTTTCCTTACCTTTATTAGCTTTGAATAGTTTTTTAAGTTGGATTGTGATCTATGGTAGTAAGGCTAAAATTGAGCGATCGCAGTTATACTATGCCTTGATTCTAGTAGTATCGAGCGTTGTTGCTGGTGCCTTCGTAGCTCAAAATCTTTTATTATTTATACTTTTCTATGAATTGGAGCTAATTCCTCTGTATTTAATGATTGCCATTTGGGGAGGCGAAAAGCGAACCTATGCTGCTATGAAGTTTCTGATTTTTACGGCAATTTCGGGATTTCTAATTTTGCTAGGATTCTTTGCCATGCGATGGTTAAGTAGTTCAGCTAGCTTTGATTATGATGCGAATTTACAGGCGATCGCTTCTATCCCTTTACCAACTCAAATTATTATTCTTACAGTTCTCTTAATCGGATTTGGGATTAAGACTCCCCTAGTACCTCTGCATACTTGGCTCCCCGATGTTTATGTGGAATCTTCACCAACAGTAGCTATTCTTTTAGGAGGAGTATTAGCAAAGTTAGGAACCTACGGTCTAGTTCGCTTTTGCTTGCAGTTACTTCCTGATGCTTGGGCAGTGCTTTCTCCAACTCTCGGCATCATTGGGACAGTCAGTGTTTTGTATGGGGCTTTAACAGCGATCGCCCAAAAGGATATAAAAAGAATGGTGGCATACAGTTCCATCGGACACATGGGTTATGTGCTTGTTGCTCTTGCGGCGGGAACCAAGTTGAGCCTAGTTGGAGCAGTGGGACAAATGGTAAGTCATGGTTTAATCTTGGCAGTTTTGTTTTACCTAGTAGGCTTAATTGAAGATAAAGTCGGCACCAGAGATTTGGATGCTTTGAATGGATTACTAAACCCGATCCGTGGTCTTCCTTTAACCAGTACTTTACTAATTGTGGGTGGCATGGCAAGTGCAGGGATACCCGGACTAGTTGGCTTTGTTGCTGAATTTTTAGTTTTCCAAGGTAGCTTTAGTGTTTTTCCGATTCTGACCCTACTTTGTATTATTGCCAGTGGACTAACGGCAGTATATTTCGTGATTCTGCTGAATCGTACCTGCTTTGGAAAACTTGATAATGCTACTGCCTATTATCCCAAAGTAACTTGGACAGAACATACTCCTGCTTTGATTTTAGTAGCTTTGATCTTCTTTCTGGGCATTCAACCATCGTGGCTTCTGAAATGGAGCGAACCGACTACTAATTCTTTAGTTGCGAGTTTAGTTGAGACTGGATTAGGAAGCGATCAGCTCATTGCTATTAGTAAAGTTAATAATTTATGATTTATGATGTTCATAAGTGATTCATTTAGCAGATGCCATATCCAATAGAGAAAAAGTTAGTGGTAGGAGTTGCATCAAGTGCACTCTTTGCTCTTAGCGAGTCCGATCTTATATTCTCAACCAAGGGAGAAGAAGAGTATAAAGCATATCAAGAAAGAAACATTGATAATGTTTTAGAGAGAGGTGTGGCATTTCCTTTTATTAAGAGGCTGTTAAATATTAATGATGTTTTCCCTGAGATAATGCCTGTAGAAGTTGTTCTTTTTTCTAAGAATTCTCTAGAAACAGGTCTAAGAATTTTCCGTTCCATTAGGCATTATAAACTCGATATAACTCGAGCTGCTTTTACATCAGGAAAATCACCCTATCAGTATATTCCTGCATTCAATATCTCTCTATTTTTAAGCGCAAATAAAAATGATATTGATCAAGCTATCAATGCAGGTTACGCAGGTGGTCTCGTGATTGCATCAGAGATTAGTGATAATCTAAATGACAAACAGCTAAGAGTTGCTTTCGATTTTGATGGGGTTATTGCAGATGATGAATCTGAAGCAGTATTCACAAAAACAGACCTTAAAGGATTTCAAGACTACGAAATAGAAAATTCTCACATACCCCATAAACTTGGACCACTTGGCGACCTTTTTAAGAAGCTTTCCTTAATGCAAAAAATGGAAGATCACAAGTTAAAAAATGATTCTAGTTATGAACAAATACTTAGAATTATCATTGTTACATCAAGAAATGCTCCTGCTCATGAACGAGTTGTGACTACCTTGAAGAACATGGGTGTTAGTCCAGATGAAGCTTTTTTCTTAGGAGGCATGGAAAAAAGCAGGGTGCTAAATATCCTAAAGCCTCACATTTTCTTTGACGATCAACTTAGTCATCTAAACTCTTCTGTGGAAAATATACCTATGGTTCATATACCCTTTGGAATAGCTAATAAAGAG
Encoded here:
- a CDS encoding phosphomannose isomerase type II C-terminal cupin domain, with amino-acid sequence MAQATSLVSVKETLPNGLSTNASDTRPWGSFTILEEGRGYKIKRIEVKPGHRLSLQMHHHRSEHWIVVSGTARVTCGDQEIIIGHNQSTYVPQCTLHRLENPGVIPLVIIEVQNGEYLGEDDIIRFHDDYSRVEPRS
- a CDS encoding 5'-nucleotidase, which gives rise to MPYPIEKKLVVGVASSALFALSESDLIFSTKGEEEYKAYQERNIDNVLERGVAFPFIKRLLNINDVFPEIMPVEVVLFSKNSLETGLRIFRSIRHYKLDITRAAFTSGKSPYQYIPAFNISLFLSANKNDIDQAINAGYAGGLVIASEISDNLNDKQLRVAFDFDGVIADDESEAVFTKTDLKGFQDYEIENSHIPHKLGPLGDLFKKLSLMQKMEDHKLKNDSSYEQILRIIIVTSRNAPAHERVVTTLKNMGVSPDEAFFLGGMEKSRVLNILKPHIFFDDQLSHLNSSVENIPMVHIPFGIANKEKPVTPRPTGLCDGEFVVPDDFDEPLPEDILSTFEGR
- a CDS encoding NAD(P)H-quinone oxidoreductase subunit F encodes the protein MSQILFESAWLIPCYPLIGAIASVIWFPSLTRLTGPRPAGYVNLITTLFAFLHGAIALFQSLEQPALKFSWQWLQVADLNLSCPIEISALTIGAMVLVTGLNLLAQVYAIGYMEMDWGWARFFALLAFFEAGMCALVLCNSLFFAYIILEILTLGTYLLVGFWFNQSLVVSGARDAFLTKRVGDLVLLMGVVALLPLAGTWDFDQLVIWAENTNIDPNLITLVSLALIAGPMGKCAQFPLHLWLDEAMEAPIPSTILRASVVVPTGAWILIKLAPVLALSPTAMSALIAIGAITSLGGALIAIAQIDVKRTLSYAVSSYMGLVFIAVGTGQTDAALLLVLVYAVAIALLYMAVGAVILNSTTQNVTQLGGLWSRRPISGLGLLIGAAGLVAFPPLGGFWAFLKLGNGLWTDYPWLVGFILVVNGLTAFSLSRVFCLIFGGSAKEMAQRSPEVNQFVILPLVTLSGFVLHLPLVLQSLNFLPLWVNLNKDVALLLIWSTIFGFSIGAVTYLSNSIPKPIRFPWKGLQDLLANDFYTPKIYRQTIVFTVAVISQIAFWVDRYIFDALGNLFGLIAIFSGEVLKYSTFGKAQAYLLTTVIGIGIILLMNF
- the larC gene encoding nickel insertion protein, yielding MIGYVMDLLLSHGALDVFTQAIGMKKSRPAVLITVICPCDRLEICEDILFRETTTLGIRRRLQERRIIPREIFSIETKLGTARVKIADRNKFKTIQPEYEDCVQLAKIHQLPLSEVQAIVLQIAQSILQD
- a CDS encoding NADH-quinone oxidoreductase subunit M gives rise to the protein MLSILILLPLLGAIFIGLYPKLTAARTYALVIASINLIVTLSLFFQFDPTVSGLQMEEYLPWVQEIGLSYRLGVDGVSLPLLALNSFLSWIVIYGSKAKIERSQLYYALILVVSSVVAGAFVAQNLLLFILFYELELIPLYLMIAIWGGEKRTYAAMKFLIFTAISGFLILLGFFAMRWLSSSASFDYDANLQAIASIPLPTQIIILTVLLIGFGIKTPLVPLHTWLPDVYVESSPTVAILLGGVLAKLGTYGLVRFCLQLLPDAWAVLSPTLGIIGTVSVLYGALTAIAQKDIKRMVAYSSIGHMGYVLVALAAGTKLSLVGAVGQMVSHGLILAVLFYLVGLIEDKVGTRDLDALNGLLNPIRGLPLTSTLLIVGGMASAGIPGLVGFVAEFLVFQGSFSVFPILTLLCIIASGLTAVYFVILLNRTCFGKLDNATAYYPKVTWTEHTPALILVALIFFLGIQPSWLLKWSEPTTNSLVASLVETGLGSDQLIAISKVNNL